One region of Sphingomonas abietis genomic DNA includes:
- a CDS encoding ParB/RepB/Spo0J family partition protein, producing MGEVEREQPVAGEAPSEGVRMVPVGDIRPHPDQPRRHFDEEKLEELAQSIATRGVLQPIVLRRIGTGYQIVAGERRWRAAQRARLHEVPALVRDLNDTETLEIAIIENIQRADLNAIEEAEAYQRLIADFGHSQEALGKLVQKSRSHVANLLRLLDLPSVVRQEVAHGHLSMGHARALITAPDPEKLAADVIRRGLSVRDTERLARTVKDGGTPKERIAKAPPAPDADIAALERQLGDMLGLAVRIAHAGEGGTVTLSYSSLDQLDMICQRLSGEKI from the coding sequence ATGGGTGAGGTCGAGCGCGAGCAGCCGGTCGCCGGCGAGGCGCCGTCCGAGGGCGTGCGGATGGTGCCGGTCGGCGATATCCGGCCGCATCCCGATCAGCCGCGCCGCCATTTCGACGAGGAGAAGCTGGAGGAACTGGCCCAGTCGATCGCGACTCGCGGCGTGCTCCAGCCGATTGTGCTCCGCAGGATCGGCACCGGCTATCAGATCGTCGCCGGCGAGCGTCGCTGGCGGGCCGCCCAGCGCGCCCGGTTGCACGAGGTGCCGGCGCTGGTCCGCGATCTCAATGACACCGAAACGCTCGAAATCGCAATCATCGAGAATATCCAGCGCGCCGATCTCAACGCGATCGAGGAGGCCGAAGCCTATCAGCGGCTGATCGCCGATTTCGGCCATAGCCAGGAAGCGCTCGGCAAGCTCGTTCAGAAATCGCGTAGCCATGTCGCCAACCTGTTGCGATTGCTCGATCTTCCTTCCGTGGTTCGGCAGGAAGTGGCGCATGGCCATCTCAGCATGGGCCATGCCCGCGCGCTGATCACCGCCCCCGATCCCGAGAAACTCGCCGCCGACGTCATCCGCCGCGGCCTGTCGGTGCGCGATACCGAACGCCTTGCCCGCACGGTGAAGGATGGCGGCACGCCCAAGGAGCGGATCGCCAAGGCGCCGCCGGCGCCCGATGCCGACATCGCCGCGCTCGAACGGCAGCTGGGTGACATGCTCGGCCTCGCCGTCCGCATCGCGCATGCGGGGGAGGGCGGCACTGTCACGCTGTCCTATTCGAGCCTCGATCAGCTCGACATGATCTGCCAGCGGCTTAGCGGTGAGAAAATCTAG